GTCGCCTGCGTCGCCCAACGTCTTCATGAGGCAGACCCACACGTACGCGTAGGTCACCACCACCGTCGAGCAATGGAAGGTGGTGTTGCGCTCCCCGGCCTTGGCCATCACCCAGCACTTGAGACGCCGGATGTGATCTTGTCCGAGGGAGAACGTGGCGGTAACCAAGTTGGAGGCTAGGGTCGACGCTTCACGGGTCCCGGAGCTCTCGTAACCTGGAATGAAGTTGACGGAACGCAGCTGAAGAGGATTAGGGATCGCCGTCCTGTCGAATAACGGTGCCGCTGGCTCCACGATCTCCCCTGCTCGGCAAGCGGATGCCCACGATTTCACGAAGCGCATGAAGCTCGAGCCGTCGCACGCGACGTGATGCACCCATACCCCGACGGTGAAGCCTTGGTCGGGGAACACGGTGACCTGCACAGCCGACAAGGGCTTCGCGGCACCCGACCAGATCGGCCGGGGCGCCAACCGCTGCAGCTTGTACACGTCGCGCGCGTAGTCGCCGGAGAGCTCGTGGAACCCACTGTCGCACTCGGCCAAGACGAAGGACAGTGATTCGCCGCCGGTCCAACCGACCTCGGAGACGTCGTCATGGCTGACGGAGCATCTGAGGTTGCCCGCCAGGGGGTAGAACCGGGCAAGCGCGAGGGACAGGGACGACTTCAACTTCGGCAGTACCGAGTCGGCGAAGACTGCAGCGGGGTGGGGGAAGTAGTAGAAGAAGAGGCGGCGGACGGGACCGGAGGTCGACCAGAGGACGTCGAAGAAGGTGAGCGGAAGAGAGGGCGGCGGCGCCGCCGATCCCATCGTTGGGAAGATCCGGGATTGCTCCAACACTCTCACTTCTCCGGCGGACTCCATCGTAATAACTACGCTTCGCTCGATTCCCCCTTGAGACAACACGAGATTCACAATGGCAATAggctcgttggaagttcgagctTGCTTTATGCGCGCCTTCGATCCGTGATCGGAAACCTCAGAGCTCGTCCACTGGACAATGGGCTTACCATGTGATAAACGCGGGACTCTTTCTCGACTGCGTTCCTCGACATAATGTATAGTTTACTGCGCTAATTAATATTCTATAATTAATTATGAATAGTACGTCGGtactaataaattaaaaataatattgagaTTCTTAAGCTTTTCAAaatgaagcatatatatatatatatatatatatatatatatatatataattttttaaattattaattttatatcaacTTTTCCTTCCTATCTGTTCCCTTCCCTTCGGTTATGTTACTAATGACGGACAAGCGTCAATGTTAGTGGCGCGCGAGGTCGGTAGCGTTCCAAAGAAAATCCCAATGTCACCTCCGATCGTGATCTCTTTACTCCTTCCCTCTCCTCCGACTATGCTGTGGACGATAAACCAGTGGAGGAGGCTACCTCTTGAAGGGCAACGACCAGTCTTCCCTCTGGTTCCCTCCCCTCTAGGAGAAGTATTTCGAAGGCCACCTTAAACTCTACTCCATCGACGTCCATCCTCATCCATTATATTAGCTCGACTACCCATCTAGTTTAGTGTTATGCAAGTGGTAGATCCCAAGCCCGGTACATACGATGAGTCATCTGTTTTGTAAATGCTTCGACTCCTAATCATCATCTTCCTCATCAAGATCTTAGCTTTTGCAGGTGTTAGCATGAGGTGGTTTGTCCATGGTAGACGCCGAAAGAAGACTTGGTAAACTCATTGCTCGGCATCTCCAACCAATTCTTCGTTCTGCTATCGAAGACATACATCCCTCTATTCAACTTCAACTTCACCTATCGCTATCTAATGCGATCCAAGTAAAGCTTCATGGAGACCTTTGTTGATCTAAACCCTAGCCAAGGGGAGATACTATTGGGAAACCttaggcaacatcacatgcgtagtagaagaatagaaaataaaaataggttccaaaaaatttaatatcggattgttgtgcgaagattgatgcaaaaaaaatgcaaaaccaAAAACTTTATAACACGTGTGAGATGATTTACCTAGGAGAGATCGTGTATCCTCAAAATCTCAAATCCAAATCTCTAGATGGAGGTCagatatcctcctctctagtggtgatccacacggtagatAGCACGATGATGCTCATTCTTTCACTGTGCGATCTTCCTCTGCTTTACGCACCACAGAATTGTGCCAAgatcaagaaggggccgaccCTTCTAGCTGTCTACATACCCCAAATAAAGCTATTGGCTggggagaagagggaaggaggagaatatgaggtgacaTCTAATTAGTGTCTAACCTATGCCcctttggttcccttctatttataaagatccatgtcaacttaatcctaatagatcctgccatattggatattggatctctatgcaactacctaagcctcttatatTAATGAATCTCTATATAATAATCACTATTTGCTCTTATTGTGTCTTAcccaaaggattcaataatattggggcttattggatatccaataagatagggtttcaatagatatctcatattcatatCTCTATtcgtcgtaatacctaccatatatggatgatcctctaggcccaatatcgagctagccataagTCATACTTGTTGGAAAATTTGGAGATTTCATCACATGCGCATTAgaggaacaaaaagaaaaatcctagaatttcataaaaaggttatatcgttatgcGAAGATTTGTGCCCAAAAACCCACAAAAATGAAAAACAACGCATATAagggagattgtgttacctagaaagATTGTATATTTCTAAATTCCTATATATCTatgggagagaatgaaggaggtcaattatcATCTCTAGTTGTAATCCAGACGGTAAGGGCTGTGAAGACGCTCCTTGAATCGCTACCTAAATCTCTACACACCCCAAATAGAGGCCGTTggctgaggagaataggagatggcagcCAAAAGTCTTAGCTTATGaccttttggttccctcctatttataaagacccttgtcaacttaactataacggatcatgccctattgggtaatGGATCTCCAACCAATTACTTAAGTCTCTTAGATTACTAGATCTTAAACTAATAATCtcatattagctcttattggatctcattcataggatccaataattcaagagcttattagatattcgctagatatcttatatctgaacctctactcgtggcAACACCTACCatttgtatgtgaccctctagacccaacatCAAGTTGGTCAtgcgtcatacttgttagaacttcttttagctcagtaaattattatctatataataattcactcgattcattaaCTACAAATGTATtaggctactacgtcgtagtTCTTAGATTATTCAAGAGAATCCAATTAATTGGACCTGTTTATCCTCAATTATTGTGTATCTATAGTGCCTTATCTATTTAATACCCCAAGATCATATATCGGGCATAGTGCTATCAAGCTCATacaatttctacttgagtctcgctctaatcagattctcccaaagtACTCTTtatctcttaatccaaatgacactagcgagggatttgtttgagcaaaaacacatgagatattcttctcatgacaccgagagtggatgtttctctatcgatactcaatagccctcgtaagattaatTGCTACTCTTGATGACCgattatgctagatctgaaacttttagGCTTATAAGTTTGGTATAAaaaagtagagtactcatataggatatccttggtgtttaaagtctaaggatcagatacaccactataaTGACGGAATAGTTGTTTGAGAATGATATataatcaatcatccagcatctcataagcagatcaatttgtgacctcattctctaatgagtacttTATCCCTAGTATCCTCgcataagcaactatgagactagctgcatacaTTATACGAACTGGTATATAGTACAccggtttgtccggttatctcgatattcatctcgagtaacctatgaccgattatttatggtctatgtttaaaggcgaatcagtttcattattattatctcatcacgatatgattctcattgcataaatctacaaacatcacaatatatacatcatataagataaagtgataaaataccaaataatataataagaaaaaaaatatgtattatgtcacatatgttatcactcacgtgattgacttgcagggcGCCTATAACtaataatctctcacttgacctaaaatcAATCACCTACGTGTTTGATCCCTATTAgactcttgtgacgctcaaagataatttgagataacgactttgttagtAGATTTACGATGTTATCTTTGAattaaactctttccactactatatcttcttaaaccatgatctctctaataagcaagAACATCCTcataacacttttgatgagactcgagttccctcatttgagcaatcgtccCGTAGTTGTTGTAATATAAGAGAATCGGCTCCTCGTTGCTTGGCACGACTCTCAGATCTGtgataaactttttcatccagactccctcctttgctgcctttcaCGTAGTAATATACTCCACCTTTGTGGTTGAGTCTGTAGTAATATTTTActcggaactcttccagcatactactcatCCATTCAGGGTGAAGACATACCCTAAATTAGACTTGCTGTCATCGATATTagactaaaaactcgagtctgtgttacTCTCAATCCTGAGGCTACTCCCTCCATAggctagtaaaagatctttagtccttctcaagtatttaatgATATACTTCATTGCTTTTCAATACTCAAAACTTGGATccacataacatacatgatagaccctatcgttgaggcatagagtatcctatctatgtttgtcttttttttaggagtctttggggacatactcccagAAAgctatatcccatgtctcatcggtatgagacatctcttgaaattttttatgtcaaatcttttgataatgaagtctatgtacttggattgggataagccaaaTATTCtcatagatctatctctatagatctgaatcctaaGATATAGatgtttcccctaagtctttcgtagagaaatgtctagataactaagtctttactatagagagcattcctacattattTGTCATAATTATGATGTCATGCACATAcatcaccaaaaaggtgataacgctcccacttaccttcctgtacacacaagactcatcttctttcttaacaaagtcataagatttgattgtcttaataaatattatattccaACTTCCAAAAGCTTGCTACAGTCCATAGATAGACCTAAGCTATCTGTATATCTTATCTGACTTTCTTTGAATACGAATCACTtatgctgtatcatatacacctcctcctaaaggttgccattgaggaacgtaATTTTCATGTCAAtctgtcaaatctcataatcatagtgtactataATAACCAACAAAATTCGGATAGATTTTAAtatggctatgggtgagaaggtttcatcatagtcaataccttaccTTTAATAATACCCCATAGCAATTagtcttgttttataggtctctacctttttatttactttaatcttcttcttgaagtttcacttgcaaccaatggatacaataccctcgggtgtatcaactacattccaaaccttgttgaagtacatagaatccatattAGAATTCTTCGCTTTTTGTCACTTTCTGAagtttatactcgtaatagcTTCCTCATAGGTTtaatgatcaatatcctcaacatcatctcctccGATATGTCACATATATCTCTTTGGAGGAGGAggtactctaccggacctacataaaattgaaacttgtgtgctaggtacctgaatagacttagGCTATGGAATGATGCTTGAGCTAAGTTCTCaaatctcgctcaactctatcatgctcccattgtctccaccaagaatatgttccttctcaaggaacactattatcttggctacaaagaccttttgatcctcgggtTACGGTATCCCATAAACTTGGtaaggcaaccccaaatcttaacgacATTACGATCAGGCTTTttgcctttctatatctcatatattATAGATACTATCGATTtatttggaactctgttcagaaggtaagctgcagtctctagggcttatccccagaatgagacggGTAGTTTGGCGAAACTTATCATGAACCACACCATATCTAACAATGTGCGATTACtttttttagatatattattgagctgaggtgtataaggaggtatacattaggatagaatctcatggtcgttgaggaattgggtgaattCTAACAATGTGCGATTACTCCTTGTAGTTACTCTTTTAATGCCCGTCTTTGCCATAGTAGAAGCATTGATCTTTGTCCTTTGTCAGGtccttcttagtaacctttgctttacctgatttGCTCTtgtccttgcccttcttaagggatttttctgtCTTCCTTTTCATTATGGTCTCACTAGCACAAAGAACTagcttctcattcttaatagtgCTCTCAACCtcactcaacatattgaggagctcagggagagtcatctcaagtttggtaatattaaaattcatgatgTACTGCACATAAGTTATCTTCTACGATAATTTCTAGACTTGTGAATTTTTCTATCTACTCAAGCATCTTAAGGACATGATTCTAAACTCGTATCCCCTCAATCATTTTAGTGCATAAGAGACtcctagatatctcatatcgttgagtccttcctttttcttcaaacaatttatggacatacAGAAGAATAAATCTAGCATttgtcttttcatattgtctttgtgactcaggagtcatagagctcaaTATATAACACTGAGTAAAGTTGAGTCAtttatatacttcacgtagcgagtgatatcatactcgcttgccccttcttcgggcgtaggcatcactatatcaagggtaTATACAATTTTCTTAA
The DNA window shown above is from Musa acuminata AAA Group cultivar baxijiao chromosome BXJ2-4, Cavendish_Baxijiao_AAA, whole genome shotgun sequence and carries:
- the LOC135608749 gene encoding anthocyanin 5-aromatic acyltransferase-like; protein product: MESAGEVRVLEQSRIFPTMGSAAPPPSLPLTFFDVLWSTSGPVRRLFFYYFPHPAAVFADSVLPKLKSSLSLALARFYPLAGNLRCSVSHDDVSEVGWTGGESLSFVLAECDSGFHELSGDYARDVYKLQRLAPRPIWSGAAKPLSAVQVTVFPDQGFTVGVWVHHVACDGSSFMRFVKSWASACRAGEIVEPAAPLFDRTAIPNPLQLRSVNFIPGYESSGTREASTLASNLVTATFSLGQDHIRRLKCWVMAKAGERNTTFHCSTVVVTYAYVWVCLMKTLGDAGDETAHFTFTADARGRLPSPVPETYFGNCIVPCFVEVKVSDLVGEDGIFAASEAIGKAIEDLKHGALKGVHGMCERWHHATQKLPMTLAGSPKFKVYDTDFGWGRPVKVEIVMHRSRAVWLQESRSGDGVEIGLSFEQHQMDVFERHFLSGLKLLPE